Genomic segment of Vulpes lagopus strain Blue_001 chromosome 7, ASM1834538v1, whole genome shotgun sequence:
AGAAGATGGCAATAAACCTACCAGGCAGGGATGTTCTTATATCTACTTTGTCAACAGAGATATAGGGCCCAACAGGGGTCAGCTTGGATAGGCTGCAATGAGGCAGACATTTGGCATTGAAAGAAACCATCTTAGGGGTGGAGGTAGCTGAGTCTGGGGATAGTTTTCTCTCAATCCCTTGGAGGTAGAATGTACCCCCAGGTCCACCCAATGCATCTCATGTGGCATGAATTACCTTATCAGTCACAGTGGGTGCTGCCATATTCCTTGGTTGCTTGGAATTAGTGGACTCTTTTAGGCCACCTTTACTCCCTAAAgtcaaattctgaattttttgcCCACTAGGTTGAGCTTTACAGCTTCTCTGGTGTACTGGAAGGCGGTCTGGGGCAAAGGTCCGGCGGCAATTTGGACAGGGCACCAGCTGTGCTTGAGTTGACCCTTCTTGGTTGGACAGTCCAGTTGAAAGTTGCTGGGGCTTCTGTGGGAGTGGTCGGCGATGCTCCCTGGGGAGCCGGTCATTTTCTACTTTCCACTTTTCCAGGCATTTGGGCTCATGAATGGGAAGGGACAGAGTGCCAAATTCCCTACCACAAATGTAGCAGATGAGAGTCTTTGGTCGAGCTGGGATGCCACTAGAAGCTTTCTTGGGACCAGCAGGATCATCAGAACTGGTGGGGTTTGGTGCTCTGGGCCTATCAACCTTTAGCTTGCAGCTTCTCTGGTGAACAAGAAGGCTATCTGGCAAGAATGTGCGGCCACAGGATTCGCAGGGCAGCAGCTGAGCTTGGAAACTATGGTATGCTGCCTCATTCACTGCCTGAAGATTATAGGACCCAGTGCCCCCAAGAGGCTGTGGTTTGGAGGGTTCTGGCCTTCTCAGGTGCTTGGGCAATTTGCTATTTTCAATCCGCCACTTCTCCAAGCACTGAGGTTCATGAATGGCAATTGATTGTGACCCAAATTCTCGGCCACAGATATAGCACACCCGGAATCCAGGCCTGCGGGAGGGGATCACTGGGGGGCTGGGCTGACCTTCTGACATAATTCTCCAACTAGACCGTTTTGAGAGTATCACTGTTCCAGGTCTCATTTTCTGAGgtcctgtctttatttttctagcaAGACTGACATGCTCTGTTTCTGGCAAAAGGCTAGAATGGGAGTCACTACATAGAATGGCTTGGTTGATAAGGAAGGTGGGTTCTTTAGAATGGTGGAAAGTCTGTTGCAATTTGTTGCAaacccttttctcctttcctgtttcCATTAACAAGCAAGTCTTTCTCTATGCTTGCTCTGATTTCAGGCCAGATTCCTTTTGGGATTCTGCTCAGAATGAAGGTTAGTCAGGTTGGCTGTCCTGGGGTTCCACATTGTTGCCAACTCCTTAGACCCAAAGACCATGACTCAGAGCTTCATTGCAGGGCAGCAGTCTGGAATGCTGGAAAGTCCTCATTAAACCTCAGATGTCTCCAAGATCTGTGGGGGAAACATAAATTAAGAacttattacacacacacacacacacacacacacacacacacacacacacactttttagaTTGTAAGTTGATAAAGaacagtcattttctttttttgacctaGTATCCCCTTTGGCTAGATAGTAACTAGCACATAAAATTTTTTCAGCAAATGTTGAAATAAACGTGAAAAAAATTTCCACTATGAATTGCACTATTACTATATTTAAAGTCGTGTTCTGCCCAAAGAAAGATCGACAATTACAGTATATCATAGACACATGCGGCATAAACTTACAGAGGCATGGTGGTAAGATCACAGAAGACAGAACTAGAAACTATGACAATGAGATTAATAAAACTGCAGATAATGTCAAAagaccttcttcctttttttaaaaaaaaattatttatttattcatgagagagagagagagagagagagagagaggcagagacacaggcagagggagaagcaggctccatgcagggagcctgatgtgggacttgatcccaggacctcaggatcacgccccgggccaaaggcaggagctaaaccactgaaccacccagggatccctaaaaagacCTTTTTCCATTCCCTTAGGGATTcttagctttaaaaattttttttaatttaaattcaattaattaacataatgtattattggtttcagaagtagaggacAGTGATCcctcagtcttatataacacttGGTGGTCAttattacatcacgtgccctccttaatgcccatcatccagttacctgTCCCCCTGCtgacctcccctccaacaaccttcagtttgtttcctagccTTTTAGTGCCATGATCCTTTTGACAGTTCTCTGAAGCctattattttaaaggtaaacaataaaaatcttaCTATCACAAGTGAAACTAATTTAATTGAAATAGTTAATCAAATATCTTTAgttgcaatatatattttattcgaGTTATAGTAATATGCCATACCTAATGAATGCCCCTTAGCCTAAAGTTAAAAGCCCCTGCAGAAGGAATTCAATAGTGAATATAATGAGGATTGTCAGGAAACCCCACAGAGAGGGTAAACTTCATATAACCTACCATGTATCCACTTTTTTTTATGGGAGTGGAGTATGAATAAATTGGGGCCATAAATTTATTTTGGCCCCAAAGCTAAGAGTGCAACCCCAGCCAATACTATTCCTGGTAAAATATCTGTAGATATCTCCAGAGATGAGGATGCTCAGATTTTACTTGATGTTTTTATATAGCTATTGTACTAAATTCTTTGTATTATCTCTATCTGTACCTACATCTATACAGCTAGAGAATATAGATACTAGTTAAATATTGGATAATTCAAATAATATACAATTGGATAAATATGATCTATTTATAAGTAtagttatatattacatattattatatattactataaaatataagataGATATctgtcatataaaaatatactttatatttatatattatatattgctatatattatatttataatgtattattttaaattactttaattatcaataataaattattaatatattattatatttaatcacatataattatattatatactacATAATATAGTAgatactatctatctatctttcaaataatttttttaaaaacatggctcatgattttccaaacaaacaagaaaggcTAGCTGATAAAATCCAGTTATGGGCAGAAGGCCAGGGAGTTTTTACCTTGGGGAGAGGCATAAGTGAATTTCATCCAGGGTGAAGATTATTGTCTAGGCCTCAAGAAAGATTATTGTCAGAAGTCTTAAGGCCTTCTTCATTCCCTGAAGGGACACTCAGGTCTGGATGGGAGGCTCTGTATCACTCGCGCCCAATCACAAAGGGAGCAGCGCCTGATCTGAGGTTAGACTGTGGACCACAGCAGACACCTGAGTTCGGGCAGTACAAGGACAGCCTGCTGATAATTTCAAAACACTGGGCATTACATTTGATAAGGGACAAAAGAGCCGTAAGATCCATGCCTAGTTCCTGTATATTTTGGTGCTGAGGAAGGTCTGAATCTTTGCAAATAAGACTATCAGATCAGTTCTGGCACAGAAGAGGAAGTGATTCTTCATTTTGACAGATCCTAAGACAGTGATATTAATACATGTGACAAAAGAATGCATTGGCCCCAGGGTAGCTAGCACAGAAAATTAAGCTCACAGAAACAAAATGTATCACCTGGCTGGCACCATCCAAAAGAGAAAGTGGATCTACAAAACAGAAGGAATTAAGTAAACTGATTTCATTAGGTTTTTATTGGTACATAAGGGAAATAACCCCAAATCACTCTGCTTTGTTGTTTTTCGCATCTTGTTTACCAAggatctttgttttcctttcccacTTTCCTTCATACCAGGAAGTTGCAGATAACAAAAGGACttaaggacaaacagtgtatgttctcattcatttggggaatataaataatagtcaaaggaatgtaagggaagggagaggaaatgtgtgggaaatatcagaaagagagacagaacctaaagactcctaactctgggaaatgaactaggggtggtggagggggaggagggcggggggtgggggtgaatgggtgatgggcactgagggggacacttgacgggatgagcactgggtgttattctgtatgttggtaaattgaacaccaataaaaaattaatttattttaaaaaaaaaacaaaaggacttaagaagacaggaaaaatcAATGCATATAAATAATCTTACTTCCCCTAAACTTGATCACAGTttctcttacacacacatacacacacacacacacacacacacacacacacacactgctccCAGCTGATCAGAATACTGGGAGAGGCCCCATAACTTGCCTCAGCAACTCCTATCTCCCTTAGGATCAGGTAAGAAGACTAATATTTACTGAACCCCAACTATGTATCAGGTATTGTACTAATTTTTTATGTACACAATTTCAATTAATTCTCAAACGAAGGCCAATATGattgtttcagttttataaatgaagacaCTATGAGTCAGAAGACACATAACTTGCCCAACTTAAAAACTAGTcagtttttaaatgacaaaactgAAAACCAATTCCAACTCTCTTTGGCTCTAAGAGTCAGTCAGCTCTTTCCATGATTCATTCTGCCTCAAATTCCACTGACAGAGCTTCTTCTCTTTAGTTTTTATCCCTGTTTTAATGCATGATTCATCTGCCTCACCTGAAGGTAACTAAGCTCCCACCAGCTTTTACACTGCCCttgagaagaaaggggagaaagggaagagggaaacagGGCGCAGGAGGAGATAAGTCTCTGAGATGGAAAAAGCAGGAGAGACAAACTGGGAATACTGGAGACAGCATCTTTCCTGAAGCAACAGGACTCATTCTATTTTGCTGGAAGTGGCTCTGGCATCGTGTGCAATAAGGGTTCTTTTCCTGATCTCAACAACAACCTGAGAGAAATCTACATTACTATCCAGGAGAGGGGACAGGCGAGGGGGAATTGGGGTGCAGGGTGAAAGCCAAGGCAGCTCCGAAAGGCCAGATGATCTTCCCTTTGCACTGACCTCACCACTTTGATTAGGGATGGATCTTCGTGCATACAGGCATTTTTGTGCTGTAGATACTTTCTCTGCAGCAAACATGAGAGTGTCATCATATTCCTAATTGTAACTTCAACCTTTTTTCTAccatctttttcctccttcaatCTTCTCCTGAAGTTGCTTAAAGCTATCAAAAGATGAAAGATGAAATACCTGGAAGAAGTGAAATTTTGGGGAACTTCAGTGTCTCATGGAGAGCCTTACCATGTTTCTTTCCACCAACAATTCTGACAAGGCCTAAGCAGCTCTCTCCTATAGGTTAATTCTACAAGCAAAACTActggaaaatatgaaatacatatagTTAAATCACTTAAGAAATTGGCTTGCCACTCAGACACATCATAAAGCAACGTTGCAAGCTTATAAAGagaactacttttctttttttttttaattaatttttattggtgttcaatttaccaacatacagaaaaacacccagtgctcatcccgtcaagtgtccacctcagtgcccgtcacccattcccctccaacacccgccctcctccccccttccaccacccctagttcgttcccccgagttaggagtctttatgttctgtctcccttcctgatatttcccaacatttcttctcccttcctttatattccctttcactattatttatattccccaaatgaatgagaacatacactgtttgtccttctccgattgacttatttcactcagcataataccctccagttccatccacgttgaagcaaatggtgggtatttgtcgtttctaattgctgagtaatattccattgtatacataaaccacatcttctttatccattcatcttttttcaaAGCCAGTCAGCTTTACCCCAAGCAACCGTGGAGAAACATTCACTCCAATTGGTCTGAATTATTCATTTTGACGATATTTGCACAAAGGATGTTTAAAGAATGTCTTAGAAGGCATCACATTTTATCAATatgatgccttttttttcccatgcCCTTTGGGGTTCATGAGAAGGAAAAGACACTCAAAAGATGAATATAATAACCATGGAAATCCAAACCCATGTTGGCATGAGAAGGTGTTTCCCTATAAAAAGGGGTAAGGGGACAGAGCACAACCAAAggattaaatcttaaaaaaaaatttagtctttTGAAACAAAATAGATAGAAGTGATATATGACCCCTTCCCTGTTAGTATAGCATCCAAAGTCTTtaaatggacaaatgaataaataagaaagatgGAGATGCTGGCTctgaggaaaattataaaatacagaagGTTTGTCTTTAATATCCTCTATCCACCCCATCCAGCAGGCTCCATTCTCCCCCGCCTGGCGTCCTCATATGCTTGCCAGCCAGTCTTCCTTACTTTTGAAATCTCGCTTTCAAAAAGGAGCTGATAGACTTACTCGCACCAAGCCTTAGGATTGATGAGGTAATATCCCTCCCAGCGTCTGGCAGAGACAACTAGTTCCCCACCAGTAGTTATTCTGCCCAACTTCCTCAAATTAAGAGAGCCCCAATTTTTAGCTAGGCACATGATTTCCCAACTAAAAGGCTGCAAGCCTATTTGCAGGACTGTGTAAGACATGTCTGCAACctgttcctcttcccttccttgaTACTGATGTTTAAAGCTGGATGTGATGGATGGATGTGATAGCTGGAGCTTTAGCAGCCATCATGGACCAGACTATATTCATGTGACCCCTAATGTGATGGAGCAGAAATTTAGATGGACTTGAGTCCCTAAAAAAGGTGAAGTCACCATACAGGCTCTCAAGTGTCACTCTTGGCCTTTATTTAcgtaagataaataaatatctaattgtATTTTAGCCACTTTCAAGGAGTCTTTTCCTTGCATGAAACCTATCCGTAAGGCCTAGTTCTAATGAGATGCAGTTGTATTTTAATAGCTGCCATTGGCTTAgcacaaaatgaattttaacagTGATATTTCAAGCATCAGGATCTTCTTTTTTGAtgagtgaattttttttgaaagagtgcATATTTGAGGTAAAAAATGACTTattaaatatatgctttttttctaaaaatcaaaaataaattgaaactaAACATGAACCAATGGTCCTTAACACATTGATTCACAGTCTTCCTTTCCTAGAATTCCTTTTTTTGGGAACAAATTCAAATAACATGCTTtgcttcaggaaaataaaaacttatttttttccatatgcttTTGAAAGAACATGAAGGCATCATTGTTGTTACAATTATTAACAGTGTCTGTGTATTCCAAATGCTGTTTTCTGTATTCAGTTTTATGATGTTCTGGAATTCCAGACGCTTCACTTCTGCTTTGCCAGCA
This window contains:
- the LOC121495445 gene encoding zinc finger protein 474 isoform X1, whose translation is METGKEKRVCNKLQQTFHHSKEPTFLINQAILCSDSHSSLLPETEHVSLARKIKTGPQKMRPGTVILSKRSSWRIMSEGQPSPPVIPSRRPGFRVCYICGREFGSQSIAIHEPQCLEKWRIENSKLPKHLRRPEPSKPQPLGGTGSYNLQAVNEAAYHSFQAQLLPCESCGRTFLPDSLLVHQRSCKLKVDRPRAPNPTSSDDPAGPKKASSGIPARPKTLICYICGREFGTLSLPIHEPKCLEKWKVENDRLPREHRRPLPQKPQQLSTGLSNQEGSTQAQLVPCPNCRRTFAPDRLPVHQRSCKAQPSGQKIQNLTLGSKGGLKESTNSKQPRNMAAPTVTDKPTMIRRPPTVVCYICGREYGTKSIAIHEPQCLKKWHNENNLLPKELRRSEPKKPEVRTITAKGFYDLDALNEAAWTSALSQLVPCNICGRTFLPDRLIVHQRSCKPKVAK